The segment GCACCGCGAAGCGCCGCAAGCGTCCCCCGCACACCCCGCTCCACCCCCGCCCCAGCGTGCCGCTGACCCTCGTGACCGGCCTGGTCCTCGTCTACACCCTGCTCCCGCTCGCCTGGCTGGTCATCAACGCGACCAAGGACCAGAACGGGCTCCTCGACTCCTTCGGCCTCTGGTTCGCCGAGGACAGCCACTTCTGGGACAACATCGGCCGGACCCTCACGTACGACGACGGTGTCTTCGTCCGCTGGCTGCTCAACACCCTCATGTACGTCGTCGCCGGCGCGGGCGGCGCCACGATCCTCGCCGTCCTCGGCGGCTACGCCCTCGCCACGTACGACTTCCCCGGCCGCCGTGCGGTGTTCGCGGTGGTCCTCGGGGCCGTGGCCGTACCCGGCACCGCCCTCGCCGTCCCCACCTTCCTGATGTTCAGCAACATGGGACTCACGAACACCCCGTGGGCGGTGATCATCCCGTCCCTGATCTCGCCCTTCGGGCTCTATCTGATGTGGGTCTTCGCCGCCGAGTCCGTCCCCACCGAACTCCTGGAGGCCGCGCGCATCGACGGCTCCGGCGAGCTGCGCACCTTCTTCACCATCGCGCTGCCGCTGCTGATGCCGGGGACCGTCACCGTGCTCCTGTTCTCGATGGTCGCGACCTGGAACAACTACTTCCTTCCGCTGATCATGATCAAGGACCCCGACTGGTACCCGCTGACCCTCGGCCTCAACGCCTGGAACGCGCAGGCGCAGACGGCGGGCGGCGAGGCCGTGTTCGACCTCATCATCACCGGCTCCCTGCTGACGATCGTCCCGATCGTGGCCGTGTTCCTGCTGCTCCAGCGGTACTGGCAGTCCGGCCTGGCCGCGGGCAGCGTCAAGGAATAGCGCCCACTCCTCCTCTTTCCTCCTTCCTCTCTCCTCACCCTCCTTCCCCTCCCCTCCGCACCCTCGACCAGGAGCACAGCCCATGAGAAAGCACACCACCCGCAGACTCCTCGGCGCCCTCGCCGTCGTCTCCACGCTCGTGCTGACCGCCACGGCCTGCGGCGGCGGCGACGCCTCCGACGGCGGTGCAGGCGGCAGCAGCCCGAAGGACGTCGAGGCCGCGCTGGCGAAGGGCGGAAAGGTGACCGTGTGGGCATGGGAGCCCACGCTCAAGAAGGTGGCGGAGGACTTCGAGAAGAAGTACCCGAAGGTCGACATCGAGCTGGTCAACGCGGGCACCGGCGACAAGCAGTACACCGCCCTGCAGAACGCGATGGCGGCGGGCTCCGGTGCCCCCGACGTGGCACAGGTCGAGTACTACGCCCTGGGCCAGTTCGCCATCGGCAAGTCCGTCGAGGACCTCTCCTCCTACGGCGCCCGGAAGTACGGCACGACGTTCACCTCCGGCCCGTGGAACGCGGTCACCGAGGAGGAGGCCATCTACGCCCTGCCCATGGACTCCGGGCCGATGGCGTTCTTCTACAACAAGAAGGTCTTCGACAAGCACGGCATCGAGGTGCCGACCACCTGGGACGAGTACGTGGAGGCGGCCCGCGCCCTCCACAAGGCCGACCCCAAGATCTTCATCACCAACGACACCGGCGACGCCGGCGCCACGACCAGTCTCATCTGGCAGGCCGGCGGACGGCCGTACAAGACGGACGGCACGGACGTCACCGTCGACTTCGGCGACGAGGGCACCAAGAAGTACACCGCCACCTGGCAGAAGCTCCTCGACGAGAAGCTGGTCGCGCCGATCAGCTCGTGGAGCGACGCCTGGTACAAGGGCCTGGCCGACGGCTCCCTCGCCACCCTCTCCATCGGCGCCTGGATGCCGGCCAACCTGACCTCCGGGGTCGCCTCCGCCTCCGGCGACTGGCGGGTCGCCCCGCTGCCGCAGTGGACGAAGGGCGACAAGGTGAGCGCGGAGAACGGCGGCAGCTCGCTCGCCGTGCCGAAGGCCGCCAAGAACAAGGAACTGGCCTACGCCTTCACGGAGTTCGCGACCACCGGTGCCGGTGCGAGCTCCCGGGTCGCCGCGGGCGCCTTCCCCGCCACGCGCGCGGACCTGGAGTCGAAGGCGTTCCTCGACACCCCGTTCCCGTACTTCGGCGGCCAGAAGGCCAACCGGATCTTCGCCGATTCCGCCCGCGACGTGGGCGCCGACTGGTCCTACCTGCCGTACCAGGTGTACGCGAACTCGATCTTCAACGACACCGTGGGCAAGGCGTACGTCTCCCCCACCACGATCACCGACGGCCTGAAGAAGTGGCAGGAGGCCTCGGTGACGTACGGCAACGACCAGGGCTTCACCGTCAACAAGTAACCACCGCCGCCCGTCCGGCCGCGCCGGGGTCCCGGTCGCGGCCCCGGACGCGGACGCGCGTAGCGTGAGACGCGTCGGCTCCGTCGTCTCTCACCTGGAGATCCGCCTGTGTCCAGCGCCGCCCCGACCCGCACCGCCGTCGTCGAATCCCTCATGGACCGCTTCCCCGGAGTCCCTCCGGAGGCCGTGTTCAAGGAGGACCTGCTGCGCGGCGGGCTCGCCTTCGACCCGTCCGCGCTGTCCGGGAACGAGGGGGGTGAGGTGAAGCCGAAGTCGTACTTCATCTTCTCCTTCGACCACCGGACGCTGCCGGAACTCGGGGAGGCGGCGCTGAACCGCCCGCCGGAGGAGATCGTGCTCACCGGCGGTCCGTACGAGCTGCGTCGCACGGTGGTGTCGGTACGGGTCAACCCCTCGTCCCCGTACCGGGTGGCGCCCGACGGCGACGGGGCGCTGGCGCTGTTCCTCGACGGGGTCAAGATCGCCGACGTCGGTCTGCCGCCGATGCCGGAGTACTACCGGCACCCGCTGTCGAACGGCAAGTCCGTGATGGAGGTCGCCCCGACCATTCAGTGGGGTTATCTGATCTACCTCACGGTCTTCCGGGTCTGCCAGTACTTCGGCGCCAAGGAGGAGTGCCAGTACTGCGACATCAACCACAACTGGCGCCAGCACAAGGCGGCGGGCCGCCCGTACACCGGGGTGAAGCCGGTCGACGAGGTCCTGGAGGCGCTGGAGATCATCGACCGTCACGACACCGCCCGTACCTCGACCGCCTACACCCTCACGGGCGGCGCGGTCACGTCCCAGGTCGGCGGGAAGGACGAGGCCGACTTCTACGGGCAGTACGCGCGCGCGATCGAGGAGCGCTTCCCCGGCCGCTGGATCGGCAAGGTCGTCGCGCAGGCCCTGCCGAAGGAGGACGTCCAGCGCTTCCACGACTACGGCATCCGGATCTACCACCCGAACTACGAGGTGTGGGACCGCCGGCTCTTCGAGCTGTACTGCCCCGGCAAGGAGCGCTACATCGGCCGGGACGAGTGGCACCGCCGGATCCTGGACTCCGCCGAGATCTTCGGGCCGCGCAATGTCATCCCGAACTTCGTCGCGGGCGTCGAGATGGCCCGCCCGTCCGGGTTCCTGACCGTGGACGAGGCGATCGCCTCCACCCGGGAGGGGCTGCGGTTCTTCATGTCGCGCGGGATCACGCCCCGCTTCACCACCTGGTGCCCGGAGCCGACCACCCCGCTGGGCCGCGAGAACCCGGACGGGGCGCCGCTGGAGTACCACCTGCGACTGCTTGAGGCGTACACGGCGACGCTGCAGGAGTACGGACTGACGGCGCCGCCCGGGTACGGGCCCGCCGGCCCCGGCCGCGCGGTGTTCTCGGTCAGCTCCTTCATGGACGCGCTTCCGCCCGCTCCGGGCGAGTGACGGAGCCAGAGCCGAAACCGGAGTCGGAGTCGAAACCGAAACCAGGGTCGGGGTCGGAGTCGGAGTGAACGGGAAAGAGCCGGTGCCCTTGCGGGGGCACCGGCTCTTTGCCGCGTGGGGTCAGGCCACGAGCTCCGTCTCGCCCTTCGGGTCGGCCGTCGGGTCGGCCGTCGGGGCCGGCTTGCCGTCACGCATCACCAGGGTGGCGAGGACGGCCGCCGCGAGGACACCGACGGCGCTGATGGTGAAGGTGGTGGCCATCGAGGAGGCGAAGGCCTCCTTGGCGGCGTCGATCAGACCGGTGTCGCCCTGGGCGGTGGCCAGTGCGCCGCCGATCGACTGCTTGGCCTGCTCGGGGGCGTCGGCCGGCATCTCGGAGCGGAAGGTGCTGGTGAGGAGCGAGCCGAGGATCGCGATGCCGAGCGCGGTGCCGGCCTGCTGGATGGTGTCGTTCAGGGCGGAGCCGACGCCCGCCTTCTCCGCGGGGATGGTGCTCATCAGCGCGCCGACGGCGGCCGGCATCGCGAGGCCGGCACCGAGGCCGAGGAGGCCGAGGGCGACGGCCGGGACGGTGAAGCCGGAGTGGGCGTCGACCGTGGTCAGCAGGGCGAAGGAGCCGGCCATGGTCAGCATGCCGGCCAGGATCAGGAGGCGGTTGCCGATCTTCGCGGCGAGGCCGGCGCCTGCGCCGTTGCCGATGAGGGCGGCGACGGCGAGCGGGACGAAGGCGAGACCGGCCTTGACCGGCGAGTAGCCGAGGACGAACTGCAGGTACTGGGTGAGGACGAGGAGCAGGCCGCCGTTGCCGATCTGCACGAGGGTCAGCGAGAGCGAACCGCCGCTGAAGTTGTGGTGCTTGAAGAGGACCAGCGGCACCATCGGCTCCGGGGTGACGTTCTCCCAGATCACGAATCCGCCGAGGGTGACGACCGCGACCGCCAGGGTGATGAGACCACGGCCGTCGAAGGCGCCGTGCTGCGGGATCTCGATGATCCACCAGATCATCGCGGTCATGCCGACCGCCGAGAGGATCGCGCCGAGCGGGTCGGGCTTCTGCCACGGCCCCTTCGACTCGGGCATCAGGGTGAGGGCGGCGAGGACGGCGAGGACGACGACCGGGACGTTGATGAAGAAGATCGACTGCCAGGAGAAGTGGTCGATCAGGAAGCCGCCGAGGACCGGGCTGCCGACCAGACCGAGCATGGAGACCGAGCCCCAGGCCGCCATCGCCTTGGGGCGCTCGTCCTCGTCGAAGACGGTGATGAGGATGGAGAGCGTGGAGGGCATGATCAGCGCGCCGCCGATGCCCATGGCGACCCGGGCGGCGATGACCTCGCCGGGGGTCGTGCAGACCGTCGCGGCCAGGGAGGCCGCGCCGAAGAGCAGCAGGCCGATGATCATGATCTTGCGGCGGCCGAAGCGGTCGCCGAGGCTTCCCGAGGTGAGCAGGAGTCCCGCGAAGACCAGGATGTAGGAGTCCAGGATCCACTGGATGTCCTGGGCACTCGCCCCGATGCCCTCCGTCATGGACGGAACCGCGACGGTCAGCGCCATGCTGTCGACCACCAGGACCAGGGTGCTGAGGCACAGCACGACCAGGATCCACCAACGGCGTGGGTTGCGGTTTCGGGTTTCCATGGGACTTCCCCCTCGGCTTCGGAAGCGCTCGGCTTCCGTCGGCGCTCGTTTTCCTTCGATGCGAACACTGTACGCAGCTGCGCACACTGTTCGCAAGCCCCGATCGCTGTACGCTGGATGCGAACGCCGTACGCACAGAAGCGCATCGAGGAGGACCATGGCCGCCAAGGCGAATCCCGTTCCGTCCGTATGGGCACGACAGCAGTCCGCCCCCGACCAGCCCGCGCTCAGCCGGGCGGCGATCGTCCGCGAGGCGATCGCCATGCTCGACGCCGACGGCATCGAGGCGCTGAGCATGCGCAAGCTCGGCGCCCGCCTGAACGCGGGCGCGACCTCCCTCTACCGGCATGTCGCGACCAAGGACGAGCTGATGGAACTCGCCGTGGACGAGGTCGCGGCCGAGTTCACCGTCCCGCCGCCGGGCAGCCCCTGGCGCGCCGCCGTCACCGAGGCCTCGGTCTCGTTCCGCGCGACGGCCCTGCGCCACCCCTGGCTCTCGTCCGTCCTCGGACAGGCGGGCCTCGCCTATCTGGGCCCCAACCTGATGTCGTACTCGGAGCGGCTCGCCGGCCTGTTCACGGCCGCCGGTTTCCCGGAGCCGAGCCGCGCGATCGACACGGTCATGTCGTACGTGATCGGCATGAGCACGACGGAGGCGGCCTGGCTCAGCACGGTCGCGCGCTCCGGGAGGACGGAGGGGGACCTCATCGCCAGCCTGATGCCGGCCGCCCAGCAGGCGGCGGCCGGGCACGACCACCTCACCGAGGCGTACGCGGACGCCGCCGTCCACGCGACGGTGGACCCGGTCGCGATCCGGGACGAGAAGTTCTTCTACGGACTGGAAGTGGTTCTGGACGGCCTGGAGATGCGGCTGCCGCGCTGAGGTGAGGCGGGGGCCGGGGCCGCTGCCGCCCCCGGATCCGCTTCCGTCCGACGATCCTCCTCCGTCCTCGGGTCCGCTTCCGTCCGACGATCCCCTTCCACCCTCGGGTCCATTTCCGTCCCGGGATCCGTTTCCGCGTCCGGCCACATGCGCGCCGCGCCCGCGGCCCCCGCCAGGGCCACGGCGGCGAGTGCGGCCGCCGCGGTGGCCGGGCCCGCCGTCGCGGTGAGCCAGCCGGCGAGCGGGTAGGTGAGCAGCCAGCAGGCGTGCGAGAGGGAGAACCGGGCCGCGAAGGCCGCGAGCAGGTCGTCGCTCCGGACGGAGCGGCGCACCACCCGGCCGGCCGGGGTGAGGACCGCGGAACCCGCCGCGCCGGTGATCAGCCAGACGGTGAGCAGGGCCGGCCAGGACCAGGCCCCCGTCGGGACCATGAGACCGAGGGCCAGCAGCCCCAGGGCCCCGGGCAGGACGAAGGCGGCCCGCGCCATGACCGCGCGGTCGCCGGTCCGCTCCAGGACGCGAGGCAGGAGCAGCGCCACCGCCATCGAGCCCGCGCCGTACGCGCCGAGGGCGAGCGGTACGTGTCCGGCAGGGCGGCCGAGGGTGTCCCGGACGAGGATCACGGTGTCGACCAGGACCACGGCCCCGGCCGCGGCGACGGCCAGGTCGAGGGCGAGGAGGGCCCGCAGGCGCGGGGCGGAGAGCACGAGCCGGATCCCGGAGACGGCTCTGGCGTACGCACGCGGGCAGGGGGCACCGCCGTCGGCGGGCTTCGGGTCCGCCCCGGGGAAGGCCGTCGCGCGGACCAGGAGGGCGGAGGCGAGGAATCCCGTGGCGGTGCCGGTGAAGAGCCAGGTGTACGGGACGACGGTCAGCAGTGCGGCGGCGAGCATCGGGCTCGCCAGGCTCTCCAGGTCGTAGGCGAGCCTGGCGAGCGACAGGGCTTCGGTGTAGTCGCGTTCGTCGGGCAGCACCTGCGGGATCGTCGCCTGGAAGGCCGGGGTGAAGGCGGCCGAGGCGGCCTGGAGCAGCAGGATCAGGACGTACACCTGCCAGATCCGGCTGACGAACGGCAGCGCGAGGACGACCGCCGCGCGCACCAGGTCCATGGAGGCGAGCAGGGCCCGCCGGGGTACGCGGTCGGCGAAGGCGGCGACGAGCGGGGCGAGCACGACGTACGCGGCCATCTTGATCGCGAGGGCGGTGCCGAGGACGGCGGCGGCGTTCGCGCCCGCCAGGTCGTACGCGAGGAGGCTCAGGGCCACGGTCGCCAGGCCGGTGCCGGTGAGGGCGACGACCTGCGCGCCGAACAGGCGGCGGTAGGTGGGGTTGCGCAGCACGGACAGCATGAGGACGCCCCCGGTCGGCCACGGCGGACTGCGGACGTGTCCAACGTAGCCGACGTGTGCATGATTGCGCACACGTTGACGCCAGGAGGTCCCCGCCAGGAGGCCTTCGAGGGGCCCCTCAGTCGTGCCAGGGCTCCCCGCTCACCTCGTGGTCGGCGCGGCTGATCGCCTCGACCACCAGTCGTTTCAGATGGCCGTCCGGCATCGCGTACACGACCCGGCGTCCGTCCTTGCGGGACTGGACGAGGCCGGCGAGGCGCAGCTTGGCCAGATGCTGGCTGACGGCGGGGCGGGCGGCCCCGCAGGCCTCCGTCAGGGCGGTCACATCGGCCTCGCCCCGAGTGAGGAGCCACACAAGGTGCAGCCGGGTGGGGTCGGAGAGCAGGCCGAACACCTCCGCCGCCGCGGAGAGTTCGAGCGCTCCCGGCGTCCGCTCGTGCGGACGGGGGACGGCCGCGGGGTCCAGGCGCTCAGACATGGGCCCATGGTAGGCAGACGAGCCGGTCCCGACCCCAGGGCCCGTGGACCCGGGCACCGTCCGCTCGTGGATGACGCCGCCCGTCCCGTGTCAGATGCGCAGTTCCTTCGCCTCGAAGCGGCCGTCACCCAGGACCAGGACGAAGGAGACCTGCTGACCCTCGGAGACCGTGCGCCCCTCGCCTTCGATGTCCTCGGCGCTGAAGTAGACCTGCTCCTCGGAGCCCACGGGGACGACGAATCCGTACCCGCCGGCACGGTTGAAGGACTGAACGAACCCCTTGCTTCTGCCTTCCACGGCGGCCTCCTCGTCGTCATCGGCGACACGGCCGGGCGGGGCGAGGGGCCCGCTCGGCCGCATCCGCGTCTCACGGGACTTGTACCCCGTCCGCCCGCCGCTCGCCCGCCGGGCCCGGACCCCGGGCGCCGGCCGCCGCCCTTGTGTACGAACCACACCCCGGAGTCTCGTACAATATTCAACAGAGGCCTGGTGTCGGAGATCCCCCGTGTCCGACACCAGGCCTCTTCATGCCCTCCGTCAGGCCCGGCCGCCCGGGTGGGCGATCCTCGCCGTGATCGCGGCGATGCGCCGCGCCGACTCCTCCGGGGAGGCCACCGGCTGGACGATGTGGCTGACCGTGAGCCGCACGATCGTCTCGACGGCGAGCCCGCGGGACTCCTCGTCCACCTCGGGCCAGGCCTCGATCGCGTAGGCGTCGAGCATCGCCATCGCCGTACCGAAGACCGGCTCCGGGCGGGTCGTGAGATAGGCGAGCAGATCGTCCTCACCGCCGCGCGCCGCGACCAGGACGCCCTTGACGAGGGGGTTGTCCACGGCCTGCTGGAGCGTGTAGCCGACCCCGGCGGCGGCCGCCGCCTCCAGGTCGCCCCGGTGGGCGTCGAGTTCGCGCTGGATGCCGAGCAGGAAGCCCTCCAGCTCGCGCTGGACCAGGGCCTTGCCGATGGCCTCTTTCGAGCCGAACTCGTTGTAGAGGGTCTGACGGCTGATGCCGGCGGCCCGCGCGACGGCGGTCATGCGCAGCCCGCCCCAGCCGTCGGCGGCGACGAGTCGGTAGGCGGCGTCGAGCACCTGCTCGCGCAGCAGGGACCGAACACTTTCACGAAAGCGTGTCATCGTGAGGCCACTTTATCGATCGGGGACCGTCCGGCCGTCCCGCAGGGCCCGCCTCGACCACACATGAGTCGACCAATCAACCGCCCCCTGATCGATATTCGATCAATCGACACTTTTACATTGACTCGATCACAGGGCCCACCTAGCTTCTGGCGGCACCAG is part of the Streptomyces sp. NBC_00250 genome and harbors:
- a CDS encoding ABC transporter substrate-binding protein, with translation MRKHTTRRLLGALAVVSTLVLTATACGGGDASDGGAGGSSPKDVEAALAKGGKVTVWAWEPTLKKVAEDFEKKYPKVDIELVNAGTGDKQYTALQNAMAAGSGAPDVAQVEYYALGQFAIGKSVEDLSSYGARKYGTTFTSGPWNAVTEEEAIYALPMDSGPMAFFYNKKVFDKHGIEVPTTWDEYVEAARALHKADPKIFITNDTGDAGATTSLIWQAGGRPYKTDGTDVTVDFGDEGTKKYTATWQKLLDEKLVAPISSWSDAWYKGLADGSLATLSIGAWMPANLTSGVASASGDWRVAPLPQWTKGDKVSAENGGSSLAVPKAAKNKELAYAFTEFATTGAGASSRVAAGAFPATRADLESKAFLDTPFPYFGGQKANRIFADSARDVGADWSYLPYQVYANSIFNDTVGKAYVSPTTITDGLKKWQEASVTYGNDQGFTVNK
- a CDS encoding TetR family transcriptional regulator — translated: MTRFRESVRSLLREQVLDAAYRLVAADGWGGLRMTAVARAAGISRQTLYNEFGSKEAIGKALVQRELEGFLLGIQRELDAHRGDLEAAAAAGVGYTLQQAVDNPLVKGVLVAARGGEDDLLAYLTTRPEPVFGTAMAMLDAYAIEAWPEVDEESRGLAVETIVRLTVSHIVQPVASPEESARRIAAITARIAHPGGRA
- a CDS encoding MFS transporter produces the protein MLSVLRNPTYRRLFGAQVVALTGTGLATVALSLLAYDLAGANAAAVLGTALAIKMAAYVVLAPLVAAFADRVPRRALLASMDLVRAAVVLALPFVSRIWQVYVLILLLQAASAAFTPAFQATIPQVLPDERDYTEALSLARLAYDLESLASPMLAAALLTVVPYTWLFTGTATGFLASALLVRATAFPGADPKPADGGAPCPRAYARAVSGIRLVLSAPRLRALLALDLAVAAAGAVVLVDTVILVRDTLGRPAGHVPLALGAYGAGSMAVALLLPRVLERTGDRAVMARAAFVLPGALGLLALGLMVPTGAWSWPALLTVWLITGAAGSAVLTPAGRVVRRSVRSDDLLAAFAARFSLSHACWLLTYPLAGWLTATAGPATAAAALAAVALAGAAGAARMWPDAETDPGTEMDPRVEGDRRTEADPRTEEDRRTEADPGAAAAPAPASPQRGSRISRPSRTTSSP
- a CDS encoding TetR/AcrR family transcriptional regulator C-terminal domain-containing protein gives rise to the protein MAAKANPVPSVWARQQSAPDQPALSRAAIVREAIAMLDADGIEALSMRKLGARLNAGATSLYRHVATKDELMELAVDEVAAEFTVPPPGSPWRAAVTEASVSFRATALRHPWLSSVLGQAGLAYLGPNLMSYSERLAGLFTAAGFPEPSRAIDTVMSYVIGMSTTEAAWLSTVARSGRTEGDLIASLMPAAQQAAAGHDHLTEAYADAAVHATVDPVAIRDEKFFYGLEVVLDGLEMRLPR
- a CDS encoding radical SAM protein, which codes for MDRFPGVPPEAVFKEDLLRGGLAFDPSALSGNEGGEVKPKSYFIFSFDHRTLPELGEAALNRPPEEIVLTGGPYELRRTVVSVRVNPSSPYRVAPDGDGALALFLDGVKIADVGLPPMPEYYRHPLSNGKSVMEVAPTIQWGYLIYLTVFRVCQYFGAKEECQYCDINHNWRQHKAAGRPYTGVKPVDEVLEALEIIDRHDTARTSTAYTLTGGAVTSQVGGKDEADFYGQYARAIEERFPGRWIGKVVAQALPKEDVQRFHDYGIRIYHPNYEVWDRRLFELYCPGKERYIGRDEWHRRILDSAEIFGPRNVIPNFVAGVEMARPSGFLTVDEAIASTREGLRFFMSRGITPRFTTWCPEPTTPLGRENPDGAPLEYHLRLLEAYTATLQEYGLTAPPGYGPAGPGRAVFSVSSFMDALPPAPGE
- a CDS encoding ArsR/SmtB family transcription factor; this encodes MSERLDPAAVPRPHERTPGALELSAAAEVFGLLSDPTRLHLVWLLTRGEADVTALTEACGAARPAVSQHLAKLRLAGLVQSRKDGRRVVYAMPDGHLKRLVVEAISRADHEVSGEPWHD
- a CDS encoding cold-shock protein, which codes for MEGRSKGFVQSFNRAGGYGFVVPVGSEEQVYFSAEDIEGEGRTVSEGQQVSFVLVLGDGRFEAKELRI
- a CDS encoding MFS transporter; its protein translation is METRNRNPRRWWILVVLCLSTLVLVVDSMALTVAVPSMTEGIGASAQDIQWILDSYILVFAGLLLTSGSLGDRFGRRKIMIIGLLLFGAASLAATVCTTPGEVIAARVAMGIGGALIMPSTLSILITVFDEDERPKAMAAWGSVSMLGLVGSPVLGGFLIDHFSWQSIFFINVPVVVLAVLAALTLMPESKGPWQKPDPLGAILSAVGMTAMIWWIIEIPQHGAFDGRGLITLAVAVVTLGGFVIWENVTPEPMVPLVLFKHHNFSGGSLSLTLVQIGNGGLLLVLTQYLQFVLGYSPVKAGLAFVPLAVAALIGNGAGAGLAAKIGNRLLILAGMLTMAGSFALLTTVDAHSGFTVPAVALGLLGLGAGLAMPAAVGALMSTIPAEKAGVGSALNDTIQQAGTALGIAILGSLLTSTFRSEMPADAPEQAKQSIGGALATAQGDTGLIDAAKEAFASSMATTFTISAVGVLAAAVLATLVMRDGKPAPTADPTADPKGETELVA
- a CDS encoding carbohydrate ABC transporter permease, translating into MTTSLTSTVSGSGTPSAAGSPGADTDAKAGTRTLTRTRTRTAKRRKRPPHTPLHPRPSVPLTLVTGLVLVYTLLPLAWLVINATKDQNGLLDSFGLWFAEDSHFWDNIGRTLTYDDGVFVRWLLNTLMYVVAGAGGATILAVLGGYALATYDFPGRRAVFAVVLGAVAVPGTALAVPTFLMFSNMGLTNTPWAVIIPSLISPFGLYLMWVFAAESVPTELLEAARIDGSGELRTFFTIALPLLMPGTVTVLLFSMVATWNNYFLPLIMIKDPDWYPLTLGLNAWNAQAQTAGGEAVFDLIITGSLLTIVPIVAVFLLLQRYWQSGLAAGSVKE